TTAGTTTTCCGGCGACGCACCGCTTTccgtgcacgagcgacggcgcgcaagTTCCGTCGCCGCTGCAAATTTCCGTGACGACCAACGGGCGTGGCTGCCGCCTCGCAGGGCGCatccggcgcacgctcgtcgcagcGCTGCCTGCCaacgtcggcgacgcggtcgagcgcatcggcgagaTGCGCGAAATCGCCAAGCAGGAGGACGGCACGAACGGCGAGCTGGAAGACGATCCCCGCCTCGATACCCTTGGCTACAAGCCCGAAAAGCGCGATAGCGCACAGCaccggcgcatgcgctggGTCGCACAGATCAGCGAGTATTGGCcgctggagcgcctcgcgcgtctGACCACCGACGAAATGCAcggcctcctcgccgagcagctccacAACGCAAGCgactcgccggcgcgcggcacgcccgaggcggatgTGCGCCcgccgaagcgctcgcggcacgcgttgcgcctcggcgcaggcaccgAAAAAGGGCGCGTGTTCCTCCTCGGCTCCGGCCCAGGGCACCCCGGCCTCTTGaccgtcgccgcgcaccatATTCTGACGTCGCCCGAGACGGACTTGATCCTGTCCGACAAGCTCGTCCCAACGTCGGTCCTCGCGCTGATCCCCGagtcgacgccgctcgtgaTTGCGAAAAAGTTTCCGGGTAACGCCGAAGGCGCCCAGTCGGAGCTCATTGCGCTCGCAAAAGACGCCACGCAGCAGGGCAAGACGGTCGTGCGCCTGAAGCAGGGCGACCCGTATGTCTACGGCCGCGGaggcgaggagctcgttgccttccgcgaggcgggcaTCGAGTGCGCCGTCATTCCCGGCATTTCGAGCGCGCTTGCGGGGCCACTCCTGGTCAACATCCCGGTGACGCAGCGGGGCGCAGCCGATAGCCTCGTGCTGTGCACCGGTGTCGGGCGCGGGGGACGCCGCGTATCCCTGCCGGGCTACGAGCGTGGCCGCACGCTTCTGATTCTTAtgggcgtcgcgcgcctgcgtgcggtGGTCGAGACGCTTaccggcgcgagctcggaAGGACGCAAAGGCGCGGCCTACCCCCTACATACGCCGATTGCCATTGTCGAGCGTgcaagctcgagcgacCAGCGCGTCATTgccacgacgctcgaccgcaTCGTCGACACCATCGAGAACAAGGTGCCGGACGGccagcggccgccgagcatgATGGTCGTCGGCTGGGCCGTCCTTAGTCTCGCCGGAGCTGTCGCAGGTAACGGCGTGATGGACGACGAAGAAACGTGCCTCGCATCGCATCCCGAGGACGCCGAacgccgcctggcgcagctcgacgcggagcgcatcgcgcgctgGCTGGGCGGAAACGCGTTCCTCACGCACGAGGGGCTCCCTGAGGGCTACAAGCTACTGGACCCCTACCTTAGTGCACCCAAATCccacgacctcggcacgcgctccgaGTCGGGGTGGGCCGCACCACGCTACCAAAACGCACCCACCGGCGGATGGACCGCCGGCGAGCATGCGCCATAGCCTCCACATCACGTGCCACACGCGACGCTCCACAACACCACGCGTTCGAGATGGCCCAGGaaggcgcgccgtccgcgtaccgggcctcgcgctcgatccCAAAGACGCCAGGGCGTGGTGCGGTAAAGAGCAAGAACATGTCGGAGAAGGAAATTGAGCGTGTACGTACAAAAAAAAagctgacgcagctcgcccgCCGCGTCTCGACGGTGCAAAAGTCCACGCGCAAGGTGATGCGGTCTATCCAcgacgacacgctcggcgatcATACGCCGCAGGCGTCTGAGAAAGGGGCAGACGAAacgccgctgccgcgggcgcgtgtgcgcgatgcggatgcgctgcccgagctcgcgcggcgcgagtcGTACCTGCACGAGGCGAGCTTTGTACAGAAcccgctcggcggccgtctcccgtcgacgacgccgcgcaagctcgcgcgcccCCGCGCGTACGACCTGGTGGGCGACGTGCCCCccgacgagcgtcgtgtcgatgcggcgcccgcgacgccgagcaaAGACATTCCGCTGCGGAGCGTCGATACGCAGCTCCAAGA
The sequence above is a segment of the Malassezia japonica chromosome 6, complete sequence genome. Coding sequences within it:
- the MET1 gene encoding uroporphyrinogen-III C-methyltransferase (COG:H; EggNog:ENOG503NVMM); the protein is MTASLLVAHKPEGRALLVVGANKLAAIRVQAAHAAGMVPIVVWSGTYEESHTELQAAVRKEAFHVIAHDALFPEGTGGEEACANAWNALFDEVDVDASLFAVCVTDTLAPEGTDTGRRLARCALLATLCRKRRLPINVTDQPDLCDFSFPATHRFPCTSDGAQVPSPLQISVTTNGRGCRLAGRIRRTLVAALPANVGDAVERIGEMREIAKQEDGTNGELEDDPRLDTLGYKPEKRDSAQHRRMRWVAQISEYWPLERLARLTTDEMHGLLAEQLHNASDSPARGTPEADVRPPKRSRHALRLGAGTEKGRVFLLGSGPGHPGLLTVAAHHILTSPETDLILSDKLVPTSVLALIPESTPLVIAKKFPGNAEGAQSELIALAKDATQQGKTVVRLKQGDPYVYGRGGEELVAFREAGIECAVIPGISSALAGPLLVNIPVTQRGAADSLVLCTGVGRGGRRVSLPGYERGRTLLILMGVARLRAVVETLTGASSEGRKGAAYPLHTPIAIVERASSSDQRVIATTLDRIVDTIENKVPDGQRPPSMMVVGWAVLSLAGAVAGNGVMDDEETCLASHPEDAERRLAQLDAERIARWLGGNAFLTHEGLPEGYKLLDPYLSAPKSHDLGTRSESGWAAPRYQNAPTGGWTAGEHAP